Part of the Branchiostoma floridae strain S238N-H82 chromosome 11, Bfl_VNyyK, whole genome shotgun sequence genome, GAAATTTCGGCGATTTTCAGATTGGGGGCATCCGCATGTCGGTCTCAGAATGTCAATCGATTGTTGGCGTGTAAGACGTGTTTAACCTTCGTCTATATCCCATGTGaaaatcctgttggtttgaaatctgggtAGATATGTAATTTCAGATCTGCCTGGGTCAGTTTTTTAGCGATTTTTCGCCAATACGTTGACGTTCGTAGTGcgaaaaaaatggaggtatttgcTGGGCTGGCCCTGTTACGTGTGGCAGATCATCTCACGGTGCTTTATCGTCGGTATTTCTTGTAAACAGTCAACAGTTACCGCCAAAACCTGCATGGTACGGTGTAAAATGTCGACATAcatgacagattttttttattcagtgtttaTTTGGAGAATTTATTTGGCGCCGTGAGAAAAGTAAAACTGGCCAGCGGAGAATTTCGCTGTGAAAAATCTATCTTTTAGTGTGATACAAGGACCAGATTTTCCCGCCAATATAGTCACGTGTCCGATGTTGTTAGGTAAACTTTtgaaggcaaacaaacaaacttgcatAACAACGCAGGTTCATGGCTGCCAGGTTTGCAACAATGAATTGAGGGTCATGATTACACCGTGTTGTAGCAATGTTTGCAGCAGTCGTGATAGATTGTGATATGGGGTAAATATTATTCATCATAATCAAATGTGCAACAATACTACCTACATTAAATCTTTCTCAGTAATCAGTAAtcatcacatttatttagcaaTGTCCACCATATTTTTGTACTGCTTTAAGGAATACATTGGCGAAATATTATACAGACTTAGGAGATGGACAATAATAGTAGATTTAAATAATTTGATGAAATGAATTATTGTTGAATAGATAAGATAGCATTAAATAATTTGTGTGACCAATtatactcctctgccggctaaacttcCTCCTCAGCTtttgttactgtcttatgccacggaggaatctgcttggagattactattatagtacatgtatggctTTGTCACGTTAAACTACTGTCATTTAATACATCGTTAATTAGCGACATTACTTCATGAATCATTAAATTGAATTATAAAAACAAGgacatattttttcttgtttcagaTCATCCTTGCCTTCACTGACTCAATCTGTAAGTATGTCTCCAATCATGCCACCTTCtcttctgacattttgttttcccttAATGCGCACCCTGGAGCTTCCGTATATGATTTGACTTCTGACATCTCTCGTCACCCTTTTGTTGAGCCTGACCTTGTGTTCGTGCATGCGGGGACTAACTGTCTTCCCATGCACCGTCCACTCAGCCGGACTCTTGATGATTCANNNNNNNNNNNNNNNNNNNNNNNNNNNNNNNNNNNNNNNNNNNNNNNNNNNNNNNNNNNNNNNNNNNNNNNNNNNNNNNNNNNNNNNNNNNNNNNNNNNNNNNNNNNNNNNNNNNNNNNNNNNNNNNNNNNNNNNNNNNNNNNNNNNNNNNNNNNNNNNNNNNNNNNNNNNNNNNNNNNNNNNNNNNNNNNNNNNNNNNNNNNNNNNNNNNNNNNNNNNNNNNNNNNNNNNNNNNNNNNNNNNNNNNNNNNNNNNNNNNNNNNNNNNNNNNNNNNNNNNNNNNNNNNNNNNNNNNNNNNNNNTTTACGTTGAGGGATGAGGAGTGGCCTGGGTTGGGGACGGATGGAGGAAGTGGGAAGAAGGACAAGGAGCATCCAGGAGAGGAGCCGAAGTCAGGggagtaccagggacaggtggaGTGGGCTAGGGTAGTCCGACAGGGGGGACCTGTAGCTAGgccggccccagggaaggtagagggggatagtgtggggaagggaccttcccagccAAGGGGGGTACGTGTAGCTAGActggccccagggaaggtacaGGGGGGTAGTGTGGGGAAGGGTCCTTCCCAGCCAAGGGGGGTACCTGTAGCTAGActggccccagggaaggtagaggggggtagtgtgGGGAAGGGTCCTTCCCAGCCAAGGGGGGGACCTGTAGCTAGActggccccagggaaggtagaggggggtagtgtggggaagggtccttcccagccaaggggggtacctgtagctagggcggccccagggaaggtagagggggatagtgtggggaagggaccttcccagccAAGGGGGGGACCTGTAGCTAGActggccccagggaaggtagaggggggtagtaTGAGGAAGGGTCCTTCCCAGCCTAGGGGTGTGCCCGCTCCTAAGCCTAGaccggccccagggaaggtagaggggggtagtgcAGGGAAGGGTCCATCCCGGCCAAGGGGGGGACCTGTAGTTAGaccggccccagggaaggtagaggggggtagtaTGAAGAAGGGTCCTTCCCGGCCAAGGGGTGTACCTGTTCCTAAGCCTAGActggccccagggaaggtagagggggttAGTGCAgggaagggaccttcccagccAAGGGGGGGACCTGTAGCTAGGGCgaccccagggaaggtagaggggggtagtgtggggaagggaccttcccGGCCAAGGGGGGGACCTGTTCCTAAGCCAAGGGttgccccagggaaggtagaggggggtagtgcAGGGAAGGGTCCCTCCCGGCCAAGGAGTTCACGTACATTAACTAAGAGTGAGTGGAAGATGATGATGGATAAAAGGCTTAGTCTGTTTAAAGAAGCACAAGATAAAGGTGAGGTTGTGTGTGGTATTGGTTGTGAAGGGGAAGAAGTGCAGTATGTAATATGTCCTACAGGGTGGAGTAGTTGTAAGCTTAGGAAGGGCAGGGAGAGTACATGTGTATTAGGAGGGTTTAGCAGGGGGAAGACTAGGTGTAGGAGGGTTAGTGGAAAAGCTAAGAGGGAGAAGTTGTCATTACCAACTAAGCTAGAGGTTAGAATGTTATATAGTGGGCCCCTTAATCCTTCAGGGTGGGTGGAACAAGTTAAACAGGTAGGTACTAGtacctgtaagagtagtgaggagGGGGGAGATGAGTGTAATATAGTTGCCTGTGAGTCTATAGCTAGTAAGAATGGGGTACAGCATGTAAGTGATGATGTCACTGAGTCTAGCAAGGATGAGGTTCAACATGTAGGTGATAGTGATGTCTGTGAGTCTAGTAAGGATGGGGTAGAAGGTGTCTGTGAGTCTAGTAAGGATGGGGTAGCAGATGTCTGTGAGTCTAGTAAGGATGAGGTTCAACATGTAGGTGATAGTGATGTCTGTGAGTCTAGTAAGGATGGGGTAGAAGATGTCTGTGAGTCTAGTAAGGATGGGGTAGCAGATGTCTGTGAGTCTAGTAAGGATGGGGTAGAAGATGTCTGTGAGTCTAGTAAGGATGGGGTAGAAGGTGTATGTAGGTGATAGTGATGTCTGTAAGTCTAGTAAGGATGGGGTAGAAGATGTCTGTGAGTCTAGTAAGGATGGGGTAGAAGATGTCTGTGAGTCTAGTAAGGATGGGGTAGCAGATGTCTGTGAGTCTAGTAAGGATGGGGTAGAAGATGTCTGTGAGTCTAGTAAGGATGGGGTAGAAGATGTCTGTGAGTCTAGTAAGGATAGGGTAGAAGATGTCTGTGAGTCTAGTAAGGACGTGGTAGATCCAGATGTAAGTGATAGTGATGTCTGTTAGTCTAGTAAGGAAGAGGTAGAAGATGTAAGTGATCATAGTGATTCctggaaaactttctttgtcaGTTTTGAAGGTAAGTTATTTACTGTTGGGACACCTAGCAAATGTATTCAGGTGTGTAAGTTGCAAAAAATGGTAAGTAATGTATGtggattcagattcagctttattcctggatgacttggcatgtatgtacacatgaaatacgtcatcagtcacagaatcaactttaaaacattaatgcatttacaacatttaaaattagacagcaatcggattaagaaaatataaatgacagaatcaacattctttaccgatcatctagcactttcgtacagcaatcttacagagcggggtgcaaatgacatctcatgtcgctttgttttacttctagatgccctATATCGGGCTTCCCGACGAAGACTGTACGAACTGTCCTGAGGTGAAGTAAAGAACTCCCTCAGCGGAGAGCTACTGTCCCGCAGTATGTCTTGTAGAGTCTTCAGCGTCGCTGCGTCCCGTCTGTCTGATAGTGAGGGCAGAGAGTCAGATGGGATACCAATGATTCTAAGACAGCGCCTCTGCATGGCTTCTAGCTTGTCTGACAGGTGTTTCGGCAGTCCTCCCCACACCGGACTGGCATACTCCAGTAAGGGGCGTATGAAAGTTAGGTAAATCTGGAGCAAGACATCAGTAGGGAGACCAGCCTTCTTTGCAGCTGCAAGGTAATACACACGTGGACGGGACTTCGTCAACATGAAATGAACGTGTTCATCCCAGGTAAGGTTGGCAGTGATGTGTACTC contains:
- the LOC118426365 gene encoding uncharacterized protein LOC118426365 isoform X6; protein product: MRKGPSQPRGVPAPKPRPAPGKVEGGSAGKGPSRPRGGPVVRPAPGKVEGGSMKKGPSRPRGVPVPKPRLAPGKVEGVSAGKGPSQPRGGPVARATPGKVEGGSVGKGPSRPRGGPVPKPRVAPGKVEGGSAGKGPSRPRSSRTLTKSEWKMMMDKRLSLFKEAQDKGEVVCGIGCEGEEVQYVICPTGWSSCKLRKGRESTCVLGGFSRGKTRCRRVSGKAKREKLSLPTKLEVRMLYSGPLNPSGWVEQVKQVGTSTCKSSEEGGDECNIVACESIASKNGVQHVSDDVTESSKDEVQHVGDSDVCESSKDGVEDVCESSKDGVEDVCESSKDGVEDVCESSKDGVEDVCESSKDGVADVCESSKDGVEDVCESSKDGVEDVCESSKDRVEDVCESSKDVVDPDVSDSDVC
- the LOC118426365 gene encoding uncharacterized protein LOC118426365 isoform X3, translated to MRKGPSQPRGVPAPKPRPAPGKVEGGSAGKGPSRPRGGPVVRPAPGKVEGGSMKKGPSRPRGVPVPKPRLAPGKVEGVSAGKGPSQPRGGPVARATPGKVEGGSVGKGPSRPRGGPVPKPRVAPGKVEGGSAGKGPSRPRSSRTLTKSEWKMMMDKRLSLFKEAQDKGEVVCGIGCEGEEVQYVICPTGWSSCKLRKGRESTCVLGGFSRGKTRCRRVSGKAKREKLSLPTKLEVRMLYSGPLNPSGWVEQVKQVGTSTCKSSEEGGDECNIVACESIASKNGVQHVSDDVTESSKDEVQHVGDSDVCESSKDGVEDVCESSKDEVQHVGDSDVCESSKDGVEDVCESSKDGVADVCESSKDGVEDVCESSKDGVEDVCESSKDGVEDVCESSKDGVADVCESSKDGVEDVCESSKDGVEDVCESSKDRVEDVCESSKDVVDPDVSDSDVC
- the LOC118426365 gene encoding uncharacterized protein LOC118426365 isoform X5; the protein is MRKGPSQPRGVPAPKPRPAPGKVEGGSAGKGPSRPRGGPVVRPAPGKVEGGSMKKGPSRPRGVPVPKPRLAPGKVEGVSAGKGPSQPRGGPVARATPGKVEGGSVGKGPSRPRGGPVPKPRVAPGKVEGGSAGKGPSRPRSSRTLTKSEWKMMMDKRLSLFKEAQDKGEVVCGIGCEGEEVQYVICPTGWSSCKLRKGRESTCVLGGFSRGKTRCRRVSGKAKREKLSLPTKLEVRMLYSGPLNPSGWVEQVKQVGTSTCKSSEEGGDECNIVACESIASKNGVQHVSDDVTESSKDEVQHVGDSDVCESSKDGVEDVCESSKDGVADVCESSKDGVEDVCESSKDGVEDVCESSKDGVEDVCESSKDGVADVCESSKDGVEDVCESSKDGVEDVCESSKDRVEDVCESSKDVVDPDVSDSDVC
- the LOC118426365 gene encoding thrombospondin-4-like isoform X1, with protein sequence MRKGPSQPRGVPAPKPRPAPGKVEGGSAGKGPSRPRGGPVVRPAPGKVEGGSMKKGPSRPRGVPVPKPRLAPGKVEGVSAGKGPSQPRGGPVARATPGKVEGGSVGKGPSRPRGGPVPKPRVAPGKVEGGSAGKGPSRPRSSRTLTKSEWKMMMDKRLSLFKEAQDKGEVVCGIGCEGEEVQYVICPTGWSSCKLRKGRESTCVLGGFSRGKTRCRRVSGKAKREKLSLPTKLEVRMLYSGPLNPSGWVEQVKQVGTSTCKSSEEGGDECNIVACESIASKNGVQHVSDDVTESSKDEVQHVGDSDVCESSKDGVEGVCESSKDGVADVCESSKDEVQHVGDSDVCESSKDGVEDVCESSKDGVADVCESSKDGVEDVCESSKDGVEDVCESSKDGVEDVCESSKDGVADVCESSKDGVEDVCESSKDGVEDVCESSKDRVEDVCESSKDVVDPDVSDSDVC
- the LOC118426365 gene encoding uncharacterized protein LOC118426365 isoform X2 — protein: MRKGPSQPRGVPAPKPRPAPGKVEGGSAGKGPSRPRGGPVVRPAPGKVEGGSMKKGPSRPRGVPVPKPRLAPGKVEGVSAGKGPSQPRGGPVARATPGKVEGGSVGKGPSRPRGGPVPKPRVAPGKVEGGSAGKGPSRPRSSRTLTKSEWKMMMDKRLSLFKEAQDKGEVVCGIGCEGEEVQYVICPTGWSSCKLRKGRESTCVLGGFSRGKTRCRRVSGKAKREKLSLPTKLEVRMLYSGPLNPSGWVEQVKQVGTSTCKSSEEGGDECNIVACESIASKNGVQHVSDDVTESSKDEVQHVGDSDVCESSKDGVEGVCESSKDGVQHVGDSDVCESSKDGVEDVCESSKDGVADVCESSKDGVEDVCESSKDGVEDVCESSKDGVEDVCESSKDGVADVCESSKDGVEDVCESSKDGVEDVCESSKDRVEDVCESSKDVVDPDVSDSDVC
- the LOC118426365 gene encoding thrombospondin-4-like isoform X4; this encodes MRKGPSQPRGVPAPKPRPAPGKVEGGSMKKGPSRPRGVPVPKPRLAPGKVEGVSAGKGPSQPRGGPVARATPGKVEGGSVGKGPSRPRGGPVPKPRVAPGKVEGGSAGKGPSRPRSSRTLTKSEWKMMMDKRLSLFKEAQDKGEVVCGIGCEGEEVQYVICPTGWSSCKLRKGRESTCVLGGFSRGKTRCRRVSGKAKREKLSLPTKLEVRMLYSGPLNPSGWVEQVKQVGTSTCKSSEEGGDECNIVACESIASKNGVQHVSDDVTESSKDEVQHVGDSDVCESSKDGVEGVCESSKDGVADVCESSKDEVQHVGDSDVCESSKDGVEDVCESSKDGVADVCESSKDGVEDVCESSKDGVEDVCESSKDGVEDVCESSKDGVADVCESSKDGVEDVCESSKDGVEDVCESSKDRVEDVCESSKDVVDPDVSDSDVC